CTCAACTCCAGCGTGATCATCCCGTGGGTCGACGCCCAGATCGAGATCGCGGCCTCCTCGACGTTCTCGTCGCGAAAGAGGCCACTCGCGATGGCACGACCCACGCCGTCGCGCAAAGGCGCGATCGCCTCACAGGGGTCCGGATCATCCTCGCGGTATTGGTGTACGGGGGACCGATCGGCCCACATGACCTGGTAGAGCGCCGGGTGTGCGATAGCCCACGCCCGATAGGCCTGCCCGAGCGCCGTGAGGTCGGCGAGCGGGTCGTCGGTGTGCGGGACGAGGGCCAACGCTGCACGCAGGCTTTCGTGGCCGTGCTCCAGCACGTGCGCCACCAGTTGGTCCTTGCCACCGAAAAGCGAATAGATCGCGGTGGTCGAGGTCTCGCAGGATGCGGCGATCGTACGCAAGGACAGACTCGCCGGTCCCTCGACCAGCATGGACTCCGCAGTGGCGAGGATCAGCCTCCTGCGGAGCTCCTCGTCGTAGATCCGCGGCCTGCCCACTTGACACAGGTTAGCATAACGGCGTTATATAACATCTGACGGGAACGAGGTCCCCGCGAGCTGGGGGGCTTGCGGGGACAGACCCTCGGGGGAGTGTCACCAAGGGGGGACTGTTCGGCCGGAGCGTCGCCTCGACCTCCGGCCGAACAGAGTGTGACCGACCCAGAGCGCCACCGCGAGGACGATGATCCATCCGTGTTCGCTCACGACTCCGATCACGGCGAAGACCGCAAGCAGGATCAGCGCCAACCGGACGGGGCGCTGCACACCCGTACGACGCGGCGCGGGCGGGAAGGCCGCCGCGCGCGCGGCCGGCGTCACGTGTGTCGGGCTCCAGCCGAAGCCGGGGCTCGCGACGGGCGAACCGCCTGGAAGGTCGTCGAAGAGCCCGTGCAGGTCGGCGTACGTCTTGGCCGCCCACACCCGGTCGAGCCGCTCCGAGTGCTCGGCGCCGTCGAGCCGACCGGCGGCGAAGTGTTCGGCCAGCGATTCGGCCGCCCGTTGGCGCTCTGCGTCACCGAGCCGCAACTGACCCGCGACTGGTCCGGTCACGAGTCGCCACCTTCGAGAACCGGCTCGTCGTCGTCCTGCGAGTGATCGCCGCCGTGGTCGCCGCCCTGGTCGCCGCCCTCGGGCTGATCGCCCGCCGCCAGGATCCCGTACAACGCCTTGCGTGCCTCGACGAGCACTCCGATCGCCTCACGTCGCTGCTGGTCGGTGCCCGTGGCGATGATCTGCCAGGCCGCGTTCATTACCTGCCCGATCTCAGGCATCAACGAGGAGTATTCCGATGGCTTCTCGTCGCTGCGTTCGGTCGCGAAGGGCGCCCAGACCGCTGCCATCTCCTCGGGGTTCGTCTCGACATAGTGACGTCCTGCGGTCGTCAACCGAGTCGCCTTGCGACCGGCTTCCTCAAAGCTCTCCACCAGCCCCTCGTCCTCAAGTTGCTGCAACGTCGGATAGACCGATCCGGGGCTCGGCTTCCAGGCCCCGCCGCTGCGTTCGGTGATCTCGGTGATGATCTGATAGCCGTTGCGCGCTTCGTCGTTGAGCACGTGGAGGATCGCGGCGCGTACGTCACCTCGACGCACGCGCGGCCCCCTCTGCGGCGGCTGCTGGCTGAGGCCGAGCAGACCCGCGAGCCACGGCGGCGGGGCACTTGGCCCGCGACGGCCGTGACGGCCCCTGTTGTTGCCGAACGGATCGCCGCCCGCGAACGGCCAATCGCCGCTCCACGATGATTCCCAGCCTCGGTGTCCCATGGTCTTGCTCCCTCATTCACGCAATGTCGCGATATATCGGCGATAGTACGAGAGGTATCGCGACTGTTCAAGCGACACATTTGACGAAGTCATAGGGTGGGCGGGTGTCGATGCCGGAGTTCGATCTGTCCGCCACGGTCTTGGGATGCGCCGACCCGGCTGGGCTCGCGTCCTTCTATCGCGACCTGCTCGGCTGGGAGATCCAGCAGAAGGAGCCCGACTGGGTGACGTTGCGCCCGTCTCACGGCGGCGCGGGACTGAGTTTCCAGACCGAAGAAGGGCACGTCCCGCCCACCTGGCCTCCCGCCTCGGGTGACCAGCAGATGCAACTGCATCTCGACATCCGGGTGAACGACCTGGACAGCGCGGTGTCGTACGCCCAATCGCTCGGCGCGTCACTCGCGCAGTATCAACCGCAACAAGACGTACGCGTCCTGCTCGACCCGGCCGGGCACCCGTTCTGCCTGTTCCAGAACTGACCTTCGAGCGGGTCGGGCGTCGCCGTCGGGGTCGCGGTGGTAGACGAAGTGGTTTCGAGACGGCGCTGCGCGCCTCCTCAACCACCGGCAGACCCGTGATCGGTGGTCGAGGAGCGAGCAGAAGCGAGCGGCTCGAAACCACCGGCAGACCCCTGATCGGTGGTCGAGGAGCAAGCGGAAGCGAGCGCCTCGAAACCACTCGGACGCCCGGGCAGCCGGTCGGTCAGCGGGCAGATTCGCGCAGGGTCGACCCCCGGGCACCGCGTACGGTCAGCAGGCCCGTCACCCCCGCGAACACGCCGAAGGCCGTGACCGCCAACAAGACGAGCAGCCCGATCCACCACCAGTCCACGCGCGCGACCAGGGGCGGAGTCAGGATCGATTCGACATAGCCCAGCCGGACGGTGCGGACCACGACGTACTGCGCCAACGCACCCGCCGCGATCCCCGCCACGGCAGCAGACACGAGCACGGCCGACAACTCGCGCGCGACCGCAGACATCACGCCGCGACGAGGTACGCCGACCACCCGCAGCGCAGCCGCGTCTCGACGCCTGGCCGGGAACTGCACCGCCGTCGACACGATCAGCCCGGCCAGCGCCATCACCAGCACCATGATCGCGACGACCGCATAGAGTCGCAGCGCCAGCGCGTACGCCCCCTGACTCAACAACGCCTCCTCGTCGGAGATCGTCATCTCGACCACGTAACCGCGCTGGAGCAGCGCATCCCTGACGGCAGTGGGTGTGGCGGCGTTGGTCGCGAGGTACGCCTCGAAGGTGTCGTTGTAGATCAGCCGATCCGACGCGAGTTGGCGATAGTCGATCAGGATTCCGTCAGGGCCCAGGAACGGCATGCCGTACGCGGTCAATCGAGGATCGACCGGCAGCACGGTGCCCGACATCTGGGTGCCGAGTCCGCCGGTCTCCATCGGGGTGATCCGGTCCGCGGAGTCCACGCCCACGACGACCGGGCGTTCCAACGCCACGCCTCCCGGCACCATCCGCAGCATCCCGGCCGAAGCGCCGGTGTCCACCGTCATCAGCAACCCGTCGTCGGCATCCTCGACATCACCATCGTCGATGAACTCGCCGATGCCACCCGACTGCACCCAGACGGCCTCGGGTGACGTGGCGCCCTGGATCACCTCCCCGTCGGCGAGGAAGTCGTGCACGACCAAAGACCCCTTCATCTGATTCTGCAAGGAGGCAGGACCCGCCAGATTCAGATACCCGATCGTGCAACCACCGCGGCAATACGGCTTCTTGACCGACACCGTGCCCTCGCCGGGCTTGATCGGCCCGAGATAGAAGTTCTCCTCACCTCCGGCCGCGGTGTAGACGTGCACGGTCAGGTAGAGGTCGCGGTCGTGGGTGATGAGGTTGTCGTACGAGATCCCGAGCCGGTCGCCGCTGAAGCGGATCGGCGCACCTTGGGAGGTGATCAGCGACTCGACCTCGGCAAGCGACGTGCCGGGCGTCCACGACGCCGGCCACTCCAGGACGGCAGCCATCCGGGGCGCGTCGACGACCGAATACCGCGCACCCGGGATCGCCAGGCGCGCCAAGGCGACGACGTGCTCCCCCTCCGGGTCGACCTCTCGCGAGTCGACCATCGCCTGCGGCATCGTGCCGGGCGCCTTCCACAGCACGGCTCCCGGCGAGGCGGTGACCGCCACCGAGTGGCGCCACTGGGCCGCGGCGTCGTACACGCCGATCGCGAAGACGCCCACCGCGATCGCGGCCGTCAGCGGGAGGATCACCAACGTGCCCTCGGCGCGGCGCCCGAGGGCGCGGGTCGCGACGAAGCCGGCGAGCGTACGACCGGCGCGCCGCGAGCGCCAGCGCGCCAGCAGCGAGACCAGCCGC
The DNA window shown above is from Nocardioides sp. and carries:
- a CDS encoding PadR family transcriptional regulator, translating into MGHRGWESSWSGDWPFAGGDPFGNNRGRHGRRGPSAPPPWLAGLLGLSQQPPQRGPRVRRGDVRAAILHVLNDEARNGYQIITEITERSGGAWKPSPGSVYPTLQQLEDEGLVESFEEAGRKATRLTTAGRHYVETNPEEMAAVWAPFATERSDEKPSEYSSLMPEIGQVMNAAWQIIATGTDQQRREAIGVLVEARKALYGILAAGDQPEGGDQGGDHGGDHSQDDDEPVLEGGDS
- a CDS encoding FtsX-like permease family protein, whose translation is MSELLGTIARGVRSRALLSAGSVLLVALAIASAIIGPVFQVAATKSYVVSRINSAPPQSTGLARTYAPLPSFAGGRDQATKSIAAYSAEQDRGPFGEIRLTWTSARVVGGLVETDIKMPGESVLLAKEGACDHLIIDQGKCPSAPGEAIVLRGDADHTKVALGDRIDMGPDLPGLSIVGTYLVDPAEEAYWYDLGRLSSYPRRIQEDGPDRPYRPAPYIVDPTQFDAIAPTMWRVLFDRSIEIPPDWTEKQIADAKAMGTALKGLDETSGNGRITADPVSALAELVAEARAQESTSRASIAPAVLSLVLVALALLLRLLLAATELRTPELALASLRGVSARKLWGLGLAEPLALLVIGLPLGLLSGVLLSRGLISAWLVPGLPMPWPSLLIVTVGAVLLAAFAVSVAAVGTVLSGSLSAQLTGVRRPAATKRYAVIAELVLVAIAVAVLASKLSVKEPGDPDVTDMILPIVLAAVAGLGMTRLVSLLARWRSRRAGRTLAGFVATRALGRRAEGTLVILPLTAAIAVGVFAIGVYDAAAQWRHSVAVTASPGAVLWKAPGTMPQAMVDSREVDPEGEHVVALARLAIPGARYSVVDAPRMAAVLEWPASWTPGTSLAEVESLITSQGAPIRFSGDRLGISYDNLITHDRDLYLTVHVYTAAGGEENFYLGPIKPGEGTVSVKKPYCRGGCTIGYLNLAGPASLQNQMKGSLVVHDFLADGEVIQGATSPEAVWVQSGGIGEFIDDGDVEDADDGLLMTVDTGASAGMLRMVPGGVALERPVVVGVDSADRITPMETGGLGTQMSGTVLPVDPRLTAYGMPFLGPDGILIDYRQLASDRLIYNDTFEAYLATNAATPTAVRDALLQRGYVVEMTISDEEALLSQGAYALALRLYAVVAIMVLVMALAGLIVSTAVQFPARRRDAAALRVVGVPRRGVMSAVARELSAVLVSAAVAGIAAGALAQYVVVRTVRLGYVESILTPPLVARVDWWWIGLLVLLAVTAFGVFAGVTGLLTVRGARGSTLRESAR
- a CDS encoding TetR/AcrR family transcriptional regulator; amino-acid sequence: MGRPRIYDEELRRRLILATAESMLVEGPASLSLRTIAASCETSTTAIYSLFGGKDQLVAHVLEHGHESLRAALALVPHTDDPLADLTALGQAYRAWAIAHPALYQVMWADRSPVHQYREDDPDPCEAIAPLRDGVGRAIASGLFRDENVEEAAISIWASTHGMITLELSGFLDNSAAAERYENQLLASAWFWLNHG
- a CDS encoding DUF1707 domain-containing protein, producing the protein MTGPVAGQLRLGDAERQRAAESLAEHFAAGRLDGAEHSERLDRVWAAKTYADLHGLFDDLPGGSPVASPGFGWSPTHVTPAARAAAFPPAPRRTGVQRPVRLALILLAVFAVIGVVSEHGWIIVLAVALWVGHTLFGRRSRRRSGRTVPPW
- a CDS encoding VOC family protein translates to MPEFDLSATVLGCADPAGLASFYRDLLGWEIQQKEPDWVTLRPSHGGAGLSFQTEEGHVPPTWPPASGDQQMQLHLDIRVNDLDSAVSYAQSLGASLAQYQPQQDVRVLLDPAGHPFCLFQN